The Streptococcus pantholopis genome has a segment encoding these proteins:
- a CDS encoding AAA family ATPase, translating to MKPVKLEMINFGPYRHETIDFTKFEEGSLFLISGRTGSGKSSIFDAMLYALYNVTSGDREIGELRSTFAALKDARTQVIFQFEHQDKLYRVQRTLELMPKKGIDRGKGIGTKEASLVLLEQTDGRELVHLASQNIKTTKAVEDLLQLSAEQFKQIILLPQYQFSQFLKSGVEAKREILRQIFGTQIFRDFEEKLAERNKSLTAEQQALNLELEKQFQNESVWTQTEIEAFAETDGQRRRQLAEDFLKNHQAEQSSLTLQVKEAEELKNKAFKDWTEGQKTAELFADLKEKEAQYARDIQAQEEQQQKNRQLLERLEFANHLKDAHSKMIAANRRTAELERSIAKLKEEISTAAANYDSCRTAVSSLKQKEPHQEKEYQALPEIRQQLEAAKQLQDYQQKRKSSAKNIDTLKEKGGRLKQEEKKNKQELEAANRQQNALTERIAGLSGVIRQAEELIKYHLDKSIEDQTRFLKEKDSLEEKLSRTRRDLAAAEAELSRLQQESRGKKKDQLKLMIGKLQAELTQGEACPVCGSLEHPNTQIAETDEENLKLLFKDIENLEQQIKAAEQRVQELNNLLAADDSRKKDVLKELKKIAEAVAAAYQDLQNTVSQTAAGDLKENYSKAVGQAILADLRASHEELENRQKLQEQTIEKLEAALDNNQTEQQTSLKNLSVETDRLEQAEGKILELQESYPDLKSAAYYQKLEDTIKEAYQTFKESLTKAETALHQSETALSKLKGQLTSESETLTAQQKEGTDAERELDEALLPDTALTHDRQQLADWIAELGHNRISVTANQISRFEEQKRSLSQEIAELQEGVKDKAYPELDSLEKKKEEAEQNHLSLVEKQGRLSRQLQMIAETVQAIADKQKEAEKNRQAAQELAYLNKLVQGQGESHVRLETYVIQAHLERILDYANNHYIGLLSSQQFEFLISDRTAGKAQSGLNINIYDKTNNKELPASSLSGGETFIASLAIALSMSEVVQNASNGALIETLFIDEGFGSLDEETLDKAVAVLESIGENRMVGVISHVKEMKETIEQQLLIEKRIDGSSAIKHRT from the coding sequence ATGAAACCAGTTAAATTAGAAATGATAAATTTCGGTCCTTACCGTCACGAAACGATTGATTTTACCAAATTTGAAGAAGGTTCTTTGTTTTTAATCAGCGGCAGAACAGGCTCTGGGAAATCCAGCATTTTTGATGCCATGCTCTATGCGCTTTATAATGTTACCAGCGGCGACCGCGAAATTGGTGAACTGCGGTCAACCTTTGCGGCTTTAAAAGATGCCAGAACACAAGTTATTTTTCAGTTTGAACATCAGGATAAGCTCTACCGTGTGCAAAGGACACTGGAGCTGATGCCTAAAAAAGGGATTGACAGAGGGAAAGGTATCGGTACAAAAGAAGCCAGTTTAGTCCTTTTGGAGCAGACAGACGGCCGCGAACTTGTTCATCTGGCCAGTCAGAATATCAAGACCACAAAGGCTGTCGAAGATTTGCTGCAGCTGAGCGCAGAGCAGTTTAAACAGATTATTCTGCTGCCTCAGTATCAGTTCAGCCAGTTTCTTAAATCCGGGGTGGAAGCCAAGAGAGAGATTCTGCGTCAGATTTTCGGAACTCAGATTTTTAGGGATTTTGAAGAAAAGCTGGCTGAGCGAAATAAAAGCCTGACTGCTGAGCAGCAGGCCCTGAATCTAGAATTAGAAAAGCAGTTCCAAAATGAATCGGTCTGGACTCAAACTGAGATAGAGGCTTTTGCTGAAACAGACGGGCAAAGGCGTAGGCAGCTGGCCGAGGACTTTCTGAAAAACCATCAGGCAGAGCAAAGTAGTTTAACTTTGCAGGTAAAAGAGGCAGAAGAACTTAAAAATAAGGCTTTTAAAGACTGGACTGAGGGACAGAAGACAGCTGAATTATTTGCTGATTTGAAGGAAAAAGAAGCGCAGTATGCGCGTGATATCCAAGCACAGGAAGAGCAGCAGCAAAAAAATCGACAGCTCCTTGAGCGCTTAGAGTTTGCAAATCATCTTAAAGACGCGCACAGCAAAATGATAGCAGCTAACAGACGGACTGCTGAGCTGGAGCGGTCCATTGCGAAGCTGAAGGAGGAAATAAGCACAGCAGCTGCCAATTACGATTCCTGCCGGACCGCAGTCAGCAGCCTAAAACAGAAAGAGCCCCATCAAGAAAAAGAATATCAGGCTCTCCCTGAAATTCGCCAGCAGCTGGAGGCCGCAAAACAGCTGCAGGATTATCAGCAGAAAAGGAAGAGTTCCGCTAAAAATATCGATACATTAAAGGAAAAAGGAGGCCGCCTTAAACAAGAGGAGAAAAAAAACAAACAAGAGCTCGAAGCAGCCAACCGCCAGCAAAACGCTCTGACTGAGAGAATAGCCGGTCTTTCCGGAGTTATCAGGCAGGCTGAAGAACTTATCAAATACCATTTGGACAAATCCATTGAGGATCAGACAAGGTTTTTAAAAGAAAAAGATAGTTTGGAAGAGAAGCTGTCCCGAACGCGCAGGGACTTAGCCGCAGCAGAAGCAGAACTGTCCCGCCTGCAGCAAGAGAGTCGCGGTAAAAAGAAAGACCAGCTCAAGCTTATGATCGGTAAGCTCCAAGCCGAATTGACCCAAGGAGAAGCCTGTCCGGTCTGCGGCTCTTTAGAGCACCCTAACACCCAGATAGCTGAAACTGATGAAGAGAATCTAAAGTTATTGTTTAAAGACATTGAAAACCTTGAGCAGCAAATAAAAGCTGCAGAGCAAAGGGTTCAGGAGTTAAACAACCTTTTGGCAGCTGATGACAGCAGAAAAAAAGATGTCCTTAAGGAACTGAAAAAAATTGCGGAGGCAGTCGCAGCAGCTTATCAGGATTTACAAAATACGGTTAGCCAAACAGCTGCCGGAGATCTTAAAGAAAACTATTCAAAAGCCGTCGGTCAGGCCATTTTAGCTGACCTGAGAGCCAGTCATGAAGAACTGGAAAACCGTCAAAAGCTGCAGGAACAGACTATTGAGAAACTGGAAGCAGCGCTCGATAACAACCAGACAGAGCAGCAGACCTCCCTTAAAAATCTGTCTGTTGAAACCGACAGACTGGAGCAGGCTGAAGGAAAAATTCTTGAACTTCAAGAAAGCTATCCTGATTTAAAAAGTGCAGCTTATTATCAAAAATTAGAGGACACTATCAAAGAAGCCTATCAGACCTTTAAGGAATCATTAACAAAGGCAGAGACTGCCCTGCACCAATCAGAGACTGCCCTGTCCAAGCTCAAAGGACAGTTAACGAGCGAATCAGAAACACTGACAGCTCAGCAAAAGGAAGGAACAGATGCAGAGAGGGAACTCGATGAGGCCTTGTTGCCGGACACAGCCTTAACACACGATAGACAGCAGCTGGCAGACTGGATTGCCGAGCTCGGTCATAATCGTATTTCGGTGACGGCCAATCAAATCAGCCGTTTTGAAGAACAAAAGCGCTCCTTGTCTCAGGAAATTGCTGAGCTGCAGGAAGGAGTCAAGGATAAAGCCTATCCTGAGCTGGACAGTTTGGAAAAAAAGAAAGAGGAAGCAGAGCAAAATCATCTATCTTTAGTGGAGAAACAGGGGCGTTTAAGCAGACAGCTGCAAATGATTGCAGAGACCGTTCAGGCAATCGCTGATAAGCAAAAGGAAGCCGAAAAAAACAGACAGGCCGCTCAGGAGTTAGCCTATCTGAATAAGCTGGTTCAGGGACAGGGCGAAAGCCATGTCCGCTTGGAAACTTATGTGATTCAGGCACATCTGGAACGTATTCTCGACTATGCCAATAACCACTATATCGGCCTGCTGAGCAGCCAGCAGTTTGAATTCTTGATTTCAGACAGGACAGCCGGCAAGGCCCAGTCCGGCCTCAATATCAATATCTATGATAAAACCAACAATAAAGAATTGCCGGCAAGTTCACTGTCTGGGGGCGAGACTTTCATTGCTTCTCTGGCTATTGCTCTGTCCATGTCAGAGGTTGTCCAAAATGCCAGCAATGGCGCTCTGATTGAGACGCTCTTTATTGATGAAGGTTTTGGCTCACTGGATGAGGAAACACTGGATAAGGCTGTCGCTGTACTGGAGAGCATCGGAGAAAACCGCATGGTAGGTGTCATCAGCCATGTCAAGGAAATGAAAGAGACAATTGAGCAGCAGCTGCTGATTGAAAAAAGGATTGACGGCAGCTCGGCTATAAAACACCGGACATAG